One window of Gloeothece citriformis PCC 7424 genomic DNA carries:
- a CDS encoding glycosyltransferase, protein MPQNYWTDNDPDQDFDPISSLLSEWTDPEDEEEEFRSDFFQGLSGRRRKAALMLMMIWGVTIGLHLVTWGTWVVMAITGMIVIHALRLITATPEPTPEPLSDEALKDAPFISLLVAAKNEEAVISNLVNLLCNLNYPTNKYEVWIIDDYSTDKTPQILDNLAKQYSQLNVVHRPANAGGGKSGALNEVLPLTQGEIIGVFDADARISPDLLRSVVPLFENPEMGAVQVRKAIANASENFWTKGQMAEMALDSYFQQKRIAIGGIGELRGNGQFVRRTALERCGKWNEQTITDDLDLTIRLHLDNWKIGFLVDPDVEEEGVTNAIALWHQRNRWAEGGYQRYLDYWRLILSPRMGLKKKVDMITFIMIQYLLPSAAIPDFVMMLTRDRLPIFSPASSIVISLSCWGMYSGLKRIRKGEALSFTDLLAVGWQTLRGTLYMMHWFIIIPSVTARMSIRPKRLKWVKTVHQGTGEESFEF, encoded by the coding sequence ATGCCACAAAACTATTGGACTGATAACGATCCCGATCAAGATTTCGACCCTATTAGCTCTTTACTGTCGGAATGGACAGATCCCGAAGACGAAGAAGAAGAATTTAGAAGTGACTTTTTCCAAGGATTATCAGGACGTAGGCGCAAAGCGGCCTTAATGTTAATGATGATTTGGGGAGTAACCATCGGACTCCATTTAGTCACTTGGGGAACTTGGGTTGTGATGGCAATTACGGGGATGATTGTGATTCATGCCCTGCGTCTAATTACGGCTACCCCTGAACCGACACCAGAACCTTTATCAGATGAAGCGCTTAAAGATGCCCCTTTTATCTCTTTATTAGTAGCCGCTAAAAATGAAGAAGCGGTCATTAGTAATTTAGTCAATTTATTATGTAATCTGAATTATCCAACCAATAAATATGAAGTCTGGATTATTGATGACTACAGCACCGATAAAACCCCACAAATTTTAGACAATTTAGCTAAACAATACTCTCAATTAAATGTGGTTCATCGTCCAGCTAATGCAGGAGGTGGGAAGTCAGGAGCGCTTAATGAAGTCTTGCCTCTGACTCAAGGCGAAATTATCGGGGTTTTTGATGCAGATGCCCGGATTTCTCCAGATTTACTCCGGTCTGTTGTTCCTTTATTTGAAAACCCAGAAATGGGAGCAGTACAAGTTCGTAAAGCGATCGCTAATGCCTCTGAAAACTTTTGGACTAAGGGACAAATGGCAGAAATGGCCTTAGATAGTTATTTCCAACAAAAACGCATCGCTATCGGTGGAATCGGAGAATTGAGAGGCAATGGTCAATTTGTCCGACGAACTGCTTTAGAAAGATGTGGTAAATGGAATGAGCAAACCATTACCGATGACCTGGATTTAACCATCCGCTTACACTTAGATAATTGGAAAATTGGCTTTTTAGTCGATCCCGATGTAGAAGAAGAAGGGGTCACGAATGCGATCGCTTTGTGGCATCAACGCAACCGATGGGCAGAGGGAGGTTATCAACGTTATCTCGACTATTGGCGCTTAATTTTGAGTCCTCGCATGGGATTGAAGAAAAAAGTCGATATGATCACTTTTATTATGATTCAGTATCTTCTTCCTTCAGCAGCTATCCCCGATTTTGTGATGATGCTCACCCGCGATCGCTTGCCGATATTTAGCCCTGCATCAAGTATTGTGATTTCACTGTCTTGTTGGGGGATGTATAGCGGATTAAAACGCATCCGTAAAGGGGAAGCTTTAAGTTTTACGGATTTATTAGCCGTTGGATGGCAAACTTTGAGAGGGACGTTGTATATGATGCACTGGTTTATTATTATTCCCAGTGTGACAGCCCGGATGTCTATTCGTCCTAAGCGGTTAAAATGGGTGAAAACCGTTCATCAAGGCACGGGAGAAGAAAGTTTTGAGTTTTAA